The following is a genomic window from Drosophila busckii strain San Diego stock center, stock number 13000-0081.31 chromosome 2L, ASM1175060v1, whole genome shotgun sequence.
tttaaagtttttataaaaaatggaaaagggtatcgtgaagttgtgcaaatgaaTGTAACAGGAGGCGTGGCAAActccataaagtatatatagtcttgatcagcaagacgaACTGATTCGATATAGCTATGTCCGTCTGTCAGTCTGAATGTTTATCAGCAACTATAACAGCtaaagcaaccaaatttggtatgtaggtgctccaaATACAGGAcaaatcgcttttatttttgttttttttatttccttccCCCTTCTTCTTTGAGAATGATCGGTTTAATAACTTATTGTTAGAAATTATTCGCGTTTCAGTTGCAAATATAGACAGCAGGGCGCGCTTGCTGGAcacgttagctgttttgtgtgtatgtgtttgtgagtgcatgcgtgtgtttgctgtgatgccctagtcaaagtgtatataaaagttgttttttatttactttcttaggcaaaatacttttaaaattttatttacacaaaataaTCAGCAAGTTGGTTCTATCAATATCCCAAAAATCAACTGATCAGAAATCAATGCTTCCAGATTCATTCTTATTGATATTTCATTTTATCTGATATTTAGTAACGTTGaaacattttaagcaataTTAGGTACTTTTAGTCGTGCGGAACACTCAAACTTATCGCCAAGTTGAGAGCCGGTGCTGAGCTAGAACATATTCTTATCTTTCTTTTatccttttgcattttatatgccTATAGTTCTCGATGGCTATGtactttcatttcattttgcttcaCTTAGTAAAATTATACTTTGAACATTTCGCAATCTTCCCAAAGATTGAAAGCTAATTATACATTTGGTCAACGTATTCAGCATTCAATTGAATATcaacaaatatgcataaagctttttttttaataaaaagcatcCAATGCACGCTCAAGCTTGGCTAAATGCACTGCTTTTCATGGCTAGTCAATCACTTGGAGTAGCACTTTGAACACAGCACAGAAAAGTCTCTGAAAAGTATTTTTGGCAGGccatttcatatttatgaGCAATGCCAGGCTTGCGACAAAAcgcattgatttattattgaaaaatgcttTGTTCGAGTCCCATTTTGTGGCTTAGGCACACAATAAAAGTCTGAAATGTGGCATAACGAGACTTATGCATGGCTCAGTCTGATTGACACTTTTGCCCGGAATAGGCAATCATACAAAGGGTAGATTTTGCCAATCGCTGGAGCACAAGTGCCTTGAGCTGTAATTTGGGCAACAATTGAAGTCTCTTGTGCCTATGCCGCGTAGGCATTGTCAAGTCTGTCTATTTTTGAAATCATAAATACCTATATACTCAAAAGGGAAAcatatttgtacatatttacatgaaatacattttttcatTGGatatatagttttaaatacaaaatgccaGACGAGGTAAGTCTTCGACGTGtaatcttatttttaataaaatgaattctgTACAAGATTAGACCCAAGCGAAGGATAAACCAAAGGTTAGCTTTAAGTTTCCCATGCATGGCACGCATATGAGGAAATCCATCGGCATTCTGAGAAAAGCTTGCATATGGGCCTTGGTGGCACCggtagttttttattttctacacAATGTGCGGcgtaaagaaatatataagaGTTATTATTCCACTTATGACCCCATGGACGCATTCGATCGCATGCAGCGTGCAGGATATCTGGACTCCTGTCCAGTTGAGGATAAGAAAGAGAAGAAGGATGGCAAGAAGGATGAGAAGAagaaaaagtaacaaaattgTCAATTCAATAACTATGTATGCAGGCTCATAAATTGTCAAGTGGatatgcttatatttatgtgcttgcatacataattaattgtatttagtttaagcagcaataaatgaaGCACTCAGAGCCATTAAAATCACGCCTAAGTCCCTCAAACATGAACTGCAAAGCGCTGCAACAGTTCAAAAGTTATGCAGCCCTGTGGCTTTGCCTATAATCATGTATACATGTTTATACCCAGTGTAAGACGTTGTAACCCCTTTTGCCTTAAATCGTCACGCCCTATAAGCCGAGCGACAGCTTGCGTCTGAAACCGTAAAATATTTCCAGCAAATCAACAACTAGGCACGTGCTTTTTGCACACATTCTTTACCAAATTTTGTCAGCATGCTTttatcaattttcaatttgtgcaaatttctCGCATGCCACATTCAACAATTTAGCCCTTGGggcgaaaaaacaaaattgataaAAGATTTCTTTGAACAAAATACTCGACACTTTAAGATGACGATGCTCCAAACAAGCAAATGAACCCAAGCTGCCTGCTTGAGGTCTGTCAACCCCCAAGTCTGTGGGTCCAACATTAACGCGGCCATTTAGCAAGTCGTCTGCACCTGGCTAAAATGCTTTTTTGTCTACACAAATTTCGGGTgtagccaaaataaaaatcgcGCGCCTGTGAGTAAGAGAAAGTTTACGCATGGGATTGCCGGttgtaaaaatttgcatttggcaattaaattgccagcagAACGCTTGGCCAGGGCTCGCCTACTAGCTGATACTACTAGTACTATTGACCATTCAACCCTGACCAGACGCACAAGTTTTTTCTATGAGCCACATCACATGGCATTGAACTCTCAGACACAAAAGTCAAGCGGCCAGAGACCATTTCAATATGTTGCACGCCTCCCGCCCCTCTGTGGCATAGAAGCGATTATAAGCATAAGTCGCAGGACTCTCATGTCAATGATTTGACAAACAGCAAGCCATGCTCGAGGGGCGGCTCTAGTTGCTCGCTCGTATATCAAAACAGACTAACTGAAATctcataaaatttaagctggattttgaacttttgcttatgcaaatataaagcaaGTTTTCCTATGTGTGCTAaggttaataaatatatggtTGGCATACACCCCTCAGCACTTGCTCAAGGCCATTGACTTTTGCGAGCTAAGAGCGACTCACTTATCAATATTCAATTATGCAATTAGTACAGCATTAAAATGGCAGCCCACATGTGCAGCAATTATGAACTTCCGGTGGTAAGCACAACATTGAAAATTGCGTTGGtgccaaattaaaatgtaggcgagcttagcttagctaaatcaattaaagttGGCTTACTAGTTATCAAGTAATTGATCAAGTCTTTTGTATGGGCGTCCCTGGCTTTTGCATGtgattaaaatatgcattttgcCTCTTTGCATTTAGTTGAGAAATGATTTTAGGTCAGTCTGTGCAGCAGGTACTCTATTTgatttgaaacaaaaacataaaaaaacaagttaTGGTAGCTAGCCAATCACGCATTATGGCCAGCAGAAGGcaacatataaaatttgtaatattaagtatacgcctgGGTCAAACTACGAGACGATGCAGCAATGatagttataattaaatagaagacaattaataattttgtagaGTGAGGAAACGActtgttaatgtttatttattgttttaaaatattccaaaatatttgacttgcattttcataattgtataatttagtatagtttattattttagtattgTTCAAATTCTTAacttgcataataataattgtgaaTCATTTGgaaatattctaaaatattccatattatattattaattaatatattaaagaaaaaagaaaaagggaatcatgaagttgtgcataTCAAGCTCTGCTATCAAGATCTTCTTCGTtatcaagtttttttttttggtgacCCTGATTTGCCAAATGATTTAAAGCTTGAAGATCAGCTTCAGGTTATACAATATTCAAGCCCGTGTTACTTAGATGATTAGTGCACACGTGGGGAATTTAGCATTCAACGAATGTGCAATTGGCAACATAAGCTGATTGTttttggctgtggctttggctttggctgctggccaTAAAGCAGTATAatcatgttgcatgcaacgcccAGTAAAAAAACAAggttttggccaaaagcgtGGGCCACGCACTGCCAACAACTGCGCAATATCCGCTTTTAGTTTGTATGAATTGCATACAGACATACAGACATAGATAGAGACATGCGTATCTATGTGCTAGCTTTGGCTGCAGTTTATTTGTTCAGTTTGACTCtttcatacattttttgtCTCCATGGTCAAAACTTGCTTTTTGGCAGGCATCTAcagtatatgtataaataattgttttttttttttttggtaaaaaCTAACTAGCCTTGATAGCCTTAAAGCTCAGTTAAGTCTTGCTGTtagacaaaaatatatgttgaaattttattttttccattttcaattcagatttatttatttgtgactAGGAGCTTTTTATTCACATGCTCATTAAGTTGAACATAGCGTATGCTTATCaatcaatattatatatagcagggaaataagcttaaaattgtaGTTCAGTcgaaattacattttatagaatactacttaaactttaattataacTGAAATTTATTACACTTAATTGCTATGcacaactttatatattttaaaataaaatttattaaattcattatacTCAAAgtctttataaattaattttgagaTGGCTTTACAATTGTTCACATTCTTggtgctgcaataaaaattcttcAAAATAAGTACAACGCATCCCTGACACACCATGAACTGTTTACACAAGTTCTACATCAGTATGcgaatatttgtatgtgtgtgttggccttAGCGCtgcattgcaatttgctaCAAAGTTCATTAGactttcagtttttgttttgatgcCGATGCCGACGTCAAAGCCAGCGTACGAATAACATGTAAAAATGGAGACAGATTGTGTAAAGCGTAAAACGTGTGAGTGTAGATGGCAAACTAGATGAATTGAGTCtacggtgtgtgtgtgtgtgtgtgtgtgtgccatgcGGCAGAAATGGCACAAGCGTCAacagcaaagccaaacaaaagccaaagcggaATGAAAGCAAACGTGACACATGACACTAGGCGCCAAGCAGCTTGAAGGACTGCGCCACAAAGTATGCAAAACATGGCAAAATCCAACACATTAACACCCAGCGCCCAACACCTTAATCTGGCCGCAGAGTATTTAATCTGGACACAGAAAGTcgcgttaaatatttaagaatgtGTCAAGAACATAAATCTTGATTTACGCACGCACAAcgaaatataaaagtttaaactgatatacatacatatacagacAAGGGTTTAATAAAGATTTAATATTgaagaaattttatttagcaaaatgccaaaacttCCATTTCTGATTTTAGTAAGATATGTTGATCTTAATAACTTAGCCGATAAGCCACTTTGTGAAATTGAGGATCCGTGTAATCGCATTAAatcgtttaaaaataaatattattggcaCTGTGTTCAAGATTCCTTGATTTCTTTTCGAATATTTTGTTGACAGCTGCACTTTTTCGTTACCAGCGTTATCCTGCAGTTGCAATCATTGGCTGCGTCATCAATTTCAATAGAGCCGGCTGCTTGGTTGGTGTTATTAGGGCttcaaatgcttaaataaatgcaattaatttattcatttaacagctgctgtgCACTTGAAGCAGCTGTGGCCTGCTTATCTGCCCTGCTCATACCCAAAACTGATTGCTGATGTTTGCAAAATGCCGCCCGCTggcaagaaaattaaaatttttttattaaaattgacaGCTGACAGTGTGCTCGACTCTAACGAGCTGACAGAAGAGCATATATATACGAAGAGACGACTATTTTGAGAAAatctttttttatacaaatattttgtttgtctcCTATGCATGCCAACTTTGACCCCCATTTGCaagaaacaaaagaaaaaagtttcGCATTGAAAAATGTTACTTGACCCCTTGCGATTGTCACGTAATTGCATTGACCGCACACTTTTGTGCATCTTTGGACTTTCAAACATGTGCCAGCTTTTCTATGTGAAATGCTACGTCACTCGTGCACACGTGACTGCATTAATTACGCCCAGGTCACGCCCAGCAATAACCACAGAAGCATCTTTACTCAATATATCGAGCCAAGTCGCACGTTTCATGTTGATAGTTTTGGGATTTCAATTAAGCCCGCCCGGgggtttgtgtgtgtgatttgcCTTAGCATGAGCCAAATGATACAAAGATTTTACATTTAGTCTTAATAATGTTATGTCACCATCAGAGGAAGATGTCAATTATAAGGTATTGCTGAAAAGAATTAGGTACACAacttatgaattttaaatcattGCTCAACTGAAatctattttattaaataaatgcctaTGAACATGAATACGGTCACCCTAAGCGCGATTACTCTCAGCAAATGCTTCAAGTTCATTGCAAAAACTGAGAGCGTAAGCGAGAGCAACTGAGCCTTGCGCACGTGACGCTCACAAAACTCACCAcggtaaacaaatatttaacagagCAGCGCGCTGTTAACGTCAAACGCCCACGActggcagcgctgctactGCGTCGGCAACCGCAGCAGTCGGAGATCCCTTAGATTGAATCGACCAATCAATGGCGAAGCACGCGCAAGCTGGTGTTAGTGAATTTTTGCGCCTTGAATTTTACGAGATTTGagatattttattgatttaaaaacaatttttgttttcaagtatgtctgtctgtatttcatttcaatacaaaaatgcaataattgttgcttgtcGCAATTTATTGATATACAATATACACGTCTGGTCTCAATAACATGTCTGCCAGGAAAGTATACTTAGGTCTATGCACATGGCTCAACagctttaatataatattatatatccCGAAAGCACTCTGCCTGTCGTTTGATTATGGCAACGTGATTAAGTGTTTAATGCTTCTAAGCAAATGAAGCGAAAATGACAATCGTTGTCACTTGCTATTTGTCGACAACGTAATCTCTGGAGAGCTGCGCTCATTAAACTGATTATTTCCACTgataattgatttatataatatgcacACAGCTTTATTCGCCGAAGCGAGAATGGGAATAATAAGCGTTTGCcaatataaaactaaacttaaaaaGTCCTGAGAATGGATAAAACTTTATATCTACTCTCACTGAATAGaaactttttatatgcatCATAAACATTCCCAAAGAGTTTCTTTTAAATCGAAATCTCACACAATTTGCTTTGTGGTTGTTTGCTCTCTATTGTATTAGTTTATGGACGTTTTGGCATTTATGGGTAACAATTTGTACTTGATAAGTTTATGTCCATTCGCAGACTTGCTCGCATTTGACCTCTTCAATACAAAtctaattattgcatttatctTCCATCAATTTCCAACGCGTTATCAGAAGCTGCTTAAATTGGCTGACTTTTGACCCTAACGCTATTACAAAAGGCGAACCCAACTATTTATGCTACAGAGGCGCACTCGTTTATcatatattttctttgtaTGTCTGACATGCCTATTTACACAATAACCCAAATAAACATTCGCATACACAATCATGtcatatgtgtgcatgtgtgggtaattttaatgcttatgcTATGCTGGTTAACTTAGGTCATGGCCCAAATGTCCAAATGTTCCTCCCCCTTGCATATTAATGAGCATTTCCCCAGAGCAGGACAGAGAGCACGACAGAGAGAGTGGGAAAATATCTTTGGTTTATACCTAAGTATATCAATGTCATGGAATCTACAGTTTTGAAAAACATTCAAACGTTCgttatttaaacataattatgGAGCTGTATCTGTGGCTAAATGTTAAAAGAGATGCAGGACAATATATCGATATAGATAATTGTTCATGAATTTAGTAATctataactaaatttaagacatttttattatttttatttatgtcttACTTACAGAgttatcaaaaaaaataatttttgatttaaaaaaatttgtccTATTGACAATTAACgcctttttttaattaacaccTGTTGTattaaactaaagcttaagaaaaaaattaattcgacatcttaaacaacaaaactaagTTATGAGAGACTAATAATTGTTCTTAacgaaaaaattaattaatttctttttaatctTATATCTCAGGTAAAGTAAGCGTAAAGTAAGCATCCAATAAtagtttgcta
Proteins encoded in this region:
- the LOC108605227 gene encoding uncharacterized protein LOC108605227, translating into MPDETQAKDKPKVSFKFPMHGTHMRKSIGILRKACIWALVAPVVFYFLHNVRRKEIYKSYYSTYDPMDAFDRMQRAGYLDSCPVEDKKEKKDGKKDEKKKK